The Propionibacterium freudenreichii subsp. freudenreichii genome contains a region encoding:
- a CDS encoding ATP-dependent DNA helicase translates to MEDPASEAANDPGDEHELCTSVLDATVAAIGGQARPGQRRMVEAVTGAMAADDALLVQAGTGTGKSLGYLVPALVHAQHSASKVVVATATLALQNQLATKDGPSVAATLASVTGRTPTIAVLKGRANYACLVKAQEGTGSEQDTLLSGAELAEAAHASGADADTALGAEVVALREWVAEQARDHELADRDDAPAHTGRAWAQVSISARQCPGSRCPLYNECFVEMARARARAADLIITNHALLAIDAMSDRDILPEHAAVIIDEAHELTARVTGAASQELSPQQIERLSRSASDWIDDDLAVELLDVADALTGAIAEAEVGRLTNPHSTAVAAIARVRDVARKAVSALSPGSSKGGIDAARAAAQGDAREVHETAQRIADLSDADVVWVSERERFGRQLNVAPLSVAGLLRHRVIAGKAAVLTSATLTVGGSFGPMAGQLGLRREEELTDDSGVREPAADPEAVAWRGIDVGTPFDYPHQGILYTAARLPRPGREGLSDEVLAQIAELVWAAGGRTLGLFSSQRNAEAAVRHLRAELPALTVMCQGEAQLPELTRRFAADPKSSLFGTLSLWQGIDLPGETCQLVIIDRIPFPRPDDPVMQARQEAIAKAGGNGFMRIAATHAGLLLAQGAGRLIRTSEDRGVVAILDSRLVTARYGSFLRASLPAFWETKNLDVAVNALRRLRGEQ, encoded by the coding sequence ATGGAGGACCCCGCATCCGAGGCAGCGAACGACCCGGGCGACGAACACGAACTGTGCACCAGCGTGCTGGATGCGACGGTGGCGGCAATCGGGGGGCAGGCTCGTCCGGGACAGCGTCGGATGGTCGAGGCAGTCACCGGGGCCATGGCTGCCGATGATGCCCTGCTGGTGCAGGCCGGTACGGGCACGGGCAAGTCCCTGGGATACCTGGTCCCGGCCCTGGTGCATGCCCAGCATTCAGCGTCGAAGGTCGTGGTCGCCACGGCCACCCTCGCCCTGCAGAACCAATTGGCCACCAAGGACGGGCCCAGTGTGGCCGCCACATTGGCCTCGGTCACCGGGCGAACTCCCACCATTGCCGTGCTCAAGGGGCGCGCCAACTACGCCTGCCTGGTGAAGGCCCAGGAGGGGACCGGCTCGGAACAGGACACCCTGCTGTCCGGTGCAGAGCTGGCCGAGGCCGCCCACGCCTCGGGCGCGGACGCCGACACGGCCCTGGGCGCCGAGGTGGTTGCCCTGCGCGAATGGGTCGCCGAGCAGGCCCGTGATCACGAGCTGGCAGATCGCGACGACGCACCGGCACACACCGGCCGGGCATGGGCGCAGGTGAGCATTTCAGCGCGCCAATGCCCCGGATCGCGTTGTCCCCTGTACAACGAATGCTTCGTCGAGATGGCACGGGCCAGGGCGCGCGCGGCCGACCTGATCATCACCAACCATGCACTGCTCGCCATTGACGCGATGAGCGATCGCGACATCCTGCCCGAGCATGCCGCCGTGATCATCGACGAGGCCCACGAGCTGACCGCGCGCGTGACGGGAGCGGCCTCACAGGAATTGAGTCCCCAACAGATCGAGCGGTTGAGCCGCAGCGCCTCCGACTGGATCGACGATGATCTGGCCGTCGAACTGCTCGATGTTGCCGATGCACTGACGGGGGCCATCGCCGAGGCGGAGGTCGGGCGCCTCACCAATCCCCACAGCACGGCCGTCGCGGCCATAGCCCGCGTGCGCGATGTCGCCCGCAAGGCGGTCAGTGCGCTGTCCCCGGGGTCGTCAAAGGGCGGGATCGACGCCGCCCGTGCCGCTGCCCAGGGGGACGCCCGCGAGGTCCACGAGACGGCACAACGCATAGCGGACCTCTCCGACGCCGACGTCGTGTGGGTCAGTGAGCGGGAACGCTTCGGGCGCCAGCTCAATGTCGCCCCCCTGTCGGTGGCCGGCCTGCTGCGTCATCGGGTGATCGCCGGGAAGGCAGCGGTCCTCACGTCGGCGACACTGACGGTGGGGGGATCCTTCGGTCCGATGGCCGGTCAACTCGGCCTGCGCCGCGAGGAGGAACTGACCGACGATTCCGGCGTGCGTGAGCCGGCGGCCGACCCGGAGGCCGTCGCCTGGCGGGGGATCGACGTGGGGACGCCCTTCGACTATCCCCATCAGGGGATCCTCTACACGGCCGCGCGGCTGCCGCGTCCGGGGCGAGAGGGCCTGTCTGACGAGGTGCTGGCCCAGATCGCCGAGCTGGTCTGGGCTGCCGGGGGACGGACACTGGGACTGTTCTCATCCCAACGCAATGCCGAGGCGGCCGTGCGCCACCTGCGCGCCGAGCTACCCGCCCTGACGGTGATGTGCCAGGGGGAGGCCCAACTGCCCGAGCTCACCAGGCGGTTTGCCGCCGATCCGAAGTCGAGCCTGTTCGGCACCCTGTCGTTGTGGCAGGGCATCGACCTGCCCGGCGAGACCTGCCAGCTGGTGATCATCGACCGGATCCCCTTCCCGCGTCCCGATGATCCGGTGATGCAGGCACGGCAGGAGGCCATTGCCAAGGCCGGCGGCAACGGGTTCATGCGGATCGCGGCGACCCATGCCGGACTGCTGTTGGCACAGGGCGCAGGCCGGCTGATCCGCACCTCCGAGGACCGGGGCGTCGTTGCCATCCTCGACTCGAGGTTGGTGACGGCCCGCTATGGGAGCTTCCTGCGGGCATCGCTGCCGGCGTTCTGGGAAACGAAGAACCTCGACGTGGCGGTGAACGCGCTGCGCAGATTGCGCGGGGAGCAGTAG
- the lexA gene encoding transcriptional repressor LexA: MTGPASRTDSSSAEQDAPEPSDGGSRKAGRPSRARINQELAASQPRRDAVKTLQRSGEAPGAISDLSPRQRRILEFVQASVEAIGYPPSIREIGKAVGLTSPSSVSHQLEVLEDKGFVRRDPKRPRALEVFMPPARRADADPAETMDITGFGDAFPEAINVPVIGRIAAGAPILASEQVEQVMPMPRELVGDGTVFMLEVRGDSMIEAAICDGDYVVIRQQSTADNGDFVAALLDDEATVKELQRRDGHVWLMPHNQAYEPINGDQATLVGKVVAVLRRM, from the coding sequence ATGACTGGTCCCGCGTCCCGCACTGATTCCTCCAGCGCCGAGCAGGATGCCCCGGAACCTTCGGACGGAGGTTCACGAAAGGCGGGCCGCCCCAGTCGGGCGCGCATCAACCAGGAGCTGGCGGCCAGCCAGCCGCGGCGCGACGCAGTGAAGACCCTTCAGCGCTCCGGCGAGGCACCCGGTGCCATCAGTGACCTGAGTCCCCGGCAGCGCCGCATCCTTGAATTCGTGCAGGCCAGCGTGGAGGCCATCGGTTATCCCCCCAGCATTCGCGAGATCGGCAAGGCCGTGGGACTGACCAGTCCCTCCAGCGTGTCCCATCAGCTCGAGGTACTTGAGGACAAGGGCTTTGTGCGTCGCGACCCGAAGCGCCCTCGCGCGCTGGAGGTCTTCATGCCCCCGGCGCGCCGTGCGGACGCGGATCCCGCCGAGACGATGGACATCACCGGCTTCGGTGATGCATTTCCCGAGGCGATCAATGTGCCCGTGATCGGGCGGATCGCGGCCGGCGCCCCGATCCTGGCCAGCGAACAGGTGGAGCAGGTGATGCCGATGCCACGCGAGCTGGTCGGTGATGGCACCGTGTTCATGCTGGAGGTTCGCGGTGACTCCATGATCGAGGCCGCGATCTGCGACGGCGACTATGTCGTGATCCGGCAACAGAGCACGGCCGACAATGGTGATTTCGTGGCGGCCCTGCTCGACGATGAGGCCACCGTGAAGGAACTCCAGCGCCGCGATGGCCATGTGTGGCTGATGCCCCACAACCAGGCCTATGAGCCCATCAACGGCGATCAGGCGACGCTCGTCGGCAAGGTCGTCGCCGTGCTGCGCCGGATGTAG